One Fusarium poae strain DAOMC 252244 chromosome 4, whole genome shotgun sequence DNA window includes the following coding sequences:
- a CDS encoding hypothetical protein (TransMembrane:3 (o12-30i451-471o477-494i)~BUSCO:19601at5125) has translation MPLNSGLVNPILHPLIFIFQIFQWITAKLLSPKPPSENADLGRNRPKIAVIGAGITGVTSAAHCIGHGFDVVIFEAGSKDNVGGIWSRVNETSGLQIHSLMYRFHPSVQWNRGYPDRQQILSQVRQLWERYGLKERTRFNTKIDRVYQDEHGRWIVNNPSLGRFGGVIAAVGTCGAPKMPKIPGMDNFKGPIYHSSDLTGKDVKGKKMAIIGGGASAVESLEFAFAEDAAKVSIVSRSDKWIIPRNMFVDALLSFNIFGQETVLSFIPEFFLRKLFYRDLENISPDKSHGLFMETPMVNSDVMDKLREGKAEWVRCDIDEFVHEGVRVNRRAKGVPQGGPGHEEVIDADIVVMATGFKRPSLSFLPDDCFREPYPPPNWYLQTFPPSHPSISAINCTYVNAIGTVGNWHIGIYTRILLMFLMDPLSRPSPFWMQRWIDLTKTLKLTSPTGAFDFFTYLELLWWFFFCVVINPFRWKWAIFVFFGVGFGLPKAVVSQEERITNGNGYHARDEGTSL, from the exons ATGCCTCTCAACTCAGGCCTCGTCAATCCAATCTTACATcctctcatcttcatcttccaaATCTTCCAATGGATCACAGCTAAACTCCTCTCACCCAAACCACCCAGTGAAAATGCAGACCTGGGACGAAACAGACCTAAAATCGCTGTAATTGGCGCTGGTATCACGGGTGTTACTTCTGCTGCTCATTGTATCGGACATGGCTTTGACGTTGTAATTTTCGAAGCTGGGTCGAAGGATAATGTGGGCGGTATCTGGAGT AGAGTCAATGAAACATCTGGACTCCAAATCCATTCGTTAATGTATCGTTTCCATCCTTCTGTCCAGTGGAACCGTGGATACCCTGATCGTCAGCAAATCCTCAGTCAGGTCAGACAGCTCTGGGAGCGCTATGGACTCAAAGAGCGTACTCGCTTCAACACCAAGATTGATCGTGTTTACCAAGACGAACATGGAAGATGGATCGTCAACAATCCTTCTCTCGGTCGCTTTGGTGGTGTCATCGCTGCTGTTGGTACTTGTGGTGCGCCCAAGATGCCCAAGATTCCTGGCATGGACAACTTTAAAGGTCCCATCTACCACTCTAGTGATTTGACTGG AAAAGATGTCAAGGGTAAGAAAATGGCCATCATTGGCGGTGGTGCTTCTGCAGTAGAGTCCCTCGAATTCGCCTTTGCAGAAGACGCTGCCAAAGTAAGCATCGTCTCCCGCTCAGACAAGTGGATTATTCCTCGCAACATGTTTGTCGACGCTCTTCTCAGCTTCAACATATTCGGCCAAGAGACAGTTCTATCCTTCATTCCCGAGTTCTTCCTCCGAAAGCTCTTCTACAGAGATCTGGAGAACATTTCACCGGACAAGAGCCATGGCTTGTTCATGGAGACACCCATGGTTAACTCTGATGTTATGGATAAGCTGAGAGAGGGTAAAGCCGAATGGGTTCGCTGTGACATTGATGAATTTGTCCATGAAGGAGTTCGTGTCAATCGACGTGCCAAGGGTGTTCCCCAAGGTGGTCCCGGCCATGAAGAAGTTATCGACGCAGACATTGTCGTCATGGCGACTGGTTTTAAGAGgccctctctctctttcctcCCCGACGATTGCTTCAGAGAGCCATATCCACCACCAAACTGGTATCTCCAGACATTCCCACCATCTCACCCTTCCATCTCAGCCATCAACTGCACATACGTCAACGCCATCGGGACGGTCGGTAACTGGCATATTGGAATTTACACTAGAATTCTGCTCATGTTTCTCATGGACCCCTTGTCTCGCCCCAGTCCGTTTTGGATGCAGCGCTGGATCGACTTGACAAAGACTCTCAAACTCACCAGCCCAACTGGTGCctttgacttttttacttatctGGAACTTCTCTGGTGGTTCTTCTTTTGTGTTGTCATCAACCCTTTTCGATGGAAATGGGccatctttgtctttttcgGCGTTGGTTTTGGACTTCCCAAGGCTGTGGTAAGTCAAGAGGAGAGAATCACCAATGGAAATGGGTACCATGCTAGAGACGAAGGAACAAGTCTGTAA
- a CDS encoding hypothetical protein (TransMembrane:7 (o36-57i69-92o120-139i151-171o191-216i228-248o268-287i)), whose amino-acid sequence MATPIIIPMIPPLYLMESPPPGEVRTLENPPSSAGAVLPAGVATTGAAFIIVVIRILTRKFVVKSSLGVDDYLCIASLVFAFGFLAMALTLLDVGVGNHTWDVPIRPYVPKFGQYSTASNLLYCASIVLSKLSVLSFYLRISIDKIVRRAVYFCMALVCAYSFTYVLLVIFRCWPITATFDPLQQDKCIDLSILAIYLIACSVAVDLFLMIIPFRIVKPLQVPMSQKLGLAFLFATGGSIIGVTLRRLTITLPMITSDDYTWELPPQIILSFLEVNLSIFVISLPALKPFFKRYIPFLIQSTIRSQDKTPKNSSSNQEKGSGCQNAVDSYELSHRKSDGPHDEEARLWYRDPEQGVAVDSDGFRQDVDSFESAADRCPSLTQKPEPAVVSFSTRRSHSVNGIDVSRETVVTYGQAV is encoded by the exons ATGGCTACTCCAATCATCATCCCTATGATTCCACCTCTGTACCTCATGGAGTCGCCGCCGCCGGGAGAAGTCAGGACTCTTGAGAATCCGCCTAGCAGTGCTGGCGCTGTCTTGCCTGCTGGAGTGGCGACTACTGGTGCTGCGTTCATCATTGTCGTTATTCGAATACTCACGAGAAAGTTTGTGGTCAAGAGTTCGCTGGGAGTTGATGACT ATCTATGTATAGCAAGTCTCGTTTTCGCTTTTGGCTTTCTTGCTATGGCACTTACAC TACTAGACGTTGGCGTCGGAAATCACACATGGGATGTCCCTATTCGACCATATGTCCCCAAGTTCGGGCAGTACAGCACTGCTTCGAACCTACTCTACTGCGCCAGCATTGTTCTTTCCAAACTCTCCGTCCTCTCATTCTATCTCCGAATCTCCATCGACAAGATCGTCCGCCGAGCCGTTTACTTTTGCATGGCTCTGGTGTGCGCCTACAGTTTCACATACGTCCTGCTAGTCATCTTCCGATGTTGGCCTATAACTGCGACCTTTGATCCGCTCCAGCAGGACAAGTGCATTGATCTAAGTATCCTCGCTATATATCTCATCGCCTGCAGTGTTGCAGTCGATCTCTTTCTCATGATAATCCCCTTCCGGATTGTCAAGCCTCTGCAAGTTCCCATGAGTCAAAAGCTCGGTCTTGCATTTCTCTTTGCGACAGGAGGTTCCATCATCGGTGTCACCCTACGACGACTCACCATCACTCTTCCCATGATCACGAGCGACGACTACACGTGGGAGCTACCGCCACAGATCATCTTGAGTTTCCTCGAGGTCAACCTGAGCATATTTGTTATCTCGCTCCCCGCACTCAAGCCTTTCTTCAAGCGCTACATACCCTTCCTTATCCAGTCCACGATCCGTTCTCAGGACAAGACTCCCAAGAACAGCTCCAGCAATCAGGAGAAGGGAAGTGGCTGCcaaaacgccgtcgactcaTATGAACTATCTCACAGAAAGTCAGATGGTCCTCACGATGAAGAGGCACGTTTGTGGTACAGGGATCCCGAGCAGGGTGTTGCTGTCGACTCGGATGGATTCAGGCAAGACGTAGACAGCTTTGAAAGCGCGGCTGATCGTTGTCCCTCTCTGACCCAGAAGCCTGAACCAGCTGTTGTCAGTTTCAGCACCAGAAGGTCTCACAGTGTCAATGGCATCGATGTTAGCAGGGAAACAGTCGTGACATATGGCCAAGCGGTGTAG
- a CDS encoding hypothetical protein (TransMembrane:1 (o179-201i)~BUSCO:50611at5125), producing the protein MEHPVKEIGGVIKSLTQGAPDVQESALREYFLPNASFTHPFCHVPSISKGQAPLAGGLESIQLILGIYRWYRTLSPHIDIQVDSAAFDQKSGLLYVSLRQTFALWFVPLYKAPVRLVSVLQLTQLSPESSSDEDEAPDDTKPRRQSPKYYIASQEDLYPVNDCIQFLCPGLGPFLWRIWQLYSTWLCIMGSLLFLPVYFLLNGSGSKTRRTMPKF; encoded by the exons ATGGAACATCCAG TCAAAGAAATCGGGGGCGTCATCAAGTCGCTCACCCAAGGTGCACCAGATGTCCAAGAGTCTGCTCTAAGAGAATATTTTCTCCCCAACGCTTCATTCACACACCCATTCTGTCACGTTCCATCCATATCGAAAGGACAAGCTCCTCTTGCAGGCGGTCTTGAATCTATCCAATTGATACTGGGAATCTACCGATGGTACCGTACTCTAAGTCCGCACATTGACATCCAGGTGGACTCGGCAG CATTTGATCAAAAAAGTGGCCTTCTTTACGTCTCGCTCCGCCAAACCTTTGCTCTCTGGTTTGTGCCTCTTTACAAAGCACCAGTACGACTCGTCTCAGTTCTACAACTCACCCAACTATCGCCCGAATCATCTTCAGATGAGGACGAAGCGCCCGACGATACAAAACCTCGTCGACAGAGCCCAAAGTACTACATCGCCAGCCAGGAAGATTTGTACCCCGTCAATGACTGCATTCAGTTCTTGTGTCCTGGACTAGGTCCCTTCTTGTGGAGGATTTGGCAGTTGTATAGCACTTGGTTGTGTATAATGGGGTCTTTGTTGTTTCTGCCTGTTTACTTTTTGCTCAATGGTTCAGGATCAAAGACAAGGAGAACAATGCCCAAGTTTTAG